One genomic segment of Gorilla gorilla gorilla isolate KB3781 chromosome 23, NHGRI_mGorGor1-v2.1_pri, whole genome shotgun sequence includes these proteins:
- the LOC101136027 gene encoding uncharacterized protein, with protein MGQSGKDCWSLIAVCHPSHLPLRRRKVKSRKKPTSEVTTPRRPGGLNAAAPKEEAAVLSQEGEQENKKVQKEVAAYPSEASEDSKEQRPWDRVSVPMTELWLDWFSASNTPKTQNREENLSNKSKSCCCYRPGCHLSGPPSSDKPSLASSTLPVPTAAGTALPATEPCDHSGLSLEGPKGALATFLTDSVPGDRPTSLSC; from the exons ATGGGCCAGTCGGGGAAGGACTGCTGGTCACTCATAGCTGTGTGtcacccctcccacctccctctgcgGAGACGCAAAGTCAAGAGTAGGAAGAAGCCAACCTCTGAG GTCACGACCCCCAGGAGACCTGGAGGACTGAATGCTGCTGCCCCCAAGGAGGAGGCTGCCGTCTTATCCCAGGAGGGAGAGCAG GAAAATAAAAAGGTTCAAAAGGAAGTTGCTGCGTATCCATCTG AGGCCTCTGAGGACAGCAAAGAGCAAAGGCCCTGGGACCGGGTCTCCGTGCCCATGACAGAGCTCTGGCTGGACTGGTTCTCAGCCTCTAACACCCCCAAGACTCAGAACCGTGAAGAAAATCTTTCCAATAAATCCAAGAGTTGCTGCTGCTATAGGCCAGGCTGCCACCTCTCGGGGCCTCCGTCTTCAGACAAACCCAGCCTGGCTTCATCCACACTCCCTGTCCCCACAGCTGCAGGAACAGCACTTCCTGCCACCGAGCCGTGTGACCACAGTGGATTGTCTCTGGAGGGGCCCAAGGGGGCCCTGGCCACCTTTCTGACTGACTCGGTGCCAGGAGACAGACCAACGTCCCTCTCGTGCTGA